A window from Hypomesus transpacificus isolate Combined female chromosome 26, fHypTra1, whole genome shotgun sequence encodes these proteins:
- the LOC124487523 gene encoding A-agglutinin anchorage subunit-like isoform X1 — MHLIPRVHAYDKRASGIIDTPSCPSVTGTNSTHQSHRKRKKNIFLWLWYTHTRLTMCSVRKILHILIGVNVIRISDTFSAGNYPDFHVACGSLLPDHPPFGVSPGETPFSVSPLHINAKKGEEVPVMLKSETPAMFMGFMLEARKSSDVNEPSVGKFKANSFTTLLNCNGLDGSAVSQKNPSEKTKVNVTWIAPETGTFYFRAAFVQDYTTFWKPNDIVLATTPSPSTTSTAPSTTSTAPSTTSTAPSTTSTDTSTTSTAPSTTSTAPSTTSTAPSTTSTAPSMTSTDTSTTSTAPSTTSTDTSTTSTAPSTTSTAPSTTSTAPSTTSTAPSTTSTDTSTTSTDTSTKSGVAIPLSIFGLGCLGVSVVIVTAVRGN; from the exons ATGCATCTGATTCCACGTGTCCACGCGTACGATAAGCGTGCTTCAGGTATAATAGACACTCCCTCGTGCCCCTCAGTAACTGGTACTAATAGTAcacaccagagccatagaaaaagaaaaaaaaatatttttctatggctctggtacaCACATACAAGACTAACG ATGTGTTCTGTCCGCAAGATCCTTCATATTTTAATCGGAGTTAACGTCATCAGAATCTCTGATACATTCTCTGCGGGGAATTACCCTGACTTTCACGTGGCTTGTGGTTCTTTGTTGCCTGATCATCCCCCATTTGGGGTGAGTCCCGGTGAAACTCCATTTAGTGTCAGTCCATTGCATATTAATGCTAAAAAAGGTGAAGAGGTTCCAG TGATGCTTAAATCTGAAACCCCTGCCATGTTTATGGGATTCATGTTGGAAGCCCGAAAATCATCAGATGTGAATGAGCCCTCAGTTGGCAAGTTCAAGGCTAACAGTTTTACAACATTGCTAAATTGTAATGGGCTTGAT GGTTCAGCTGTTTCTCAGAAAAACCCAAGTGAAAAGACAAAAGTCAATGTAACATGGATCGCACCTGAAACTGGAACTTTCTATTTTCG GGCTGCATTTGTACAAGATTATACAACATTCTGGAAACCAAATGATATTGTACTAGCTACAACTCCATCTCCCAGTACTACATCAACAGCTCCCAGTACTACATCAACAGCTCCCAGTACGACATCAACAGCTCCCAGTACGACATCAACAGATACCAGTACTACATCAACAGCTCCCAGTACGACATCAACAGCTCCCAGTACGACATCAACAGCTCCCAGTACGACATCAACAGCTCCCAGTATGACATCAACAGATACCAGTACTACATCAACAGCTCCCAGTACGACATCAACAGATACCAGTACTACATCAACAGCTCCCAGTACGACATCAACAGCTCCCAGTACGACATCAACAGCTCCCAGTACGACATCAACAGCTCCCAGTACTACATCAACAGATACCAGTACTACATCAACAGATACCAGTACT AAATCAGGAGTCGCAATCCCCTTGAGCATCTTCGGCTTAGGATGCCTTGGAGTTTCAGTTGTTATAGTTACAGCTGTAAGAGGTAATTAG
- the xcr1a.1 gene encoding chemokine (C motif) receptor 1a, duplicate 1 encodes MENSETTLPYDTDYEDQVCDKEQVAMFGSMVTPAFYSVVIILSLVGNLLVLVILGLYENLKSLTNIFILNMALSDLLFTASLPIWAVYDMWGWIFEEVTCKAITLIFYAGFYSSMLFLTIMTIHRYLAVVHPLFDLGTQKGCYGFMSSLTIWIVSFAAATPALIFTDVQLNPHTNVWHCEYEDVWWKEIGTYQQNLFFLSAFAVMGFCYVRILGKILKSRTHMRNRTVKLIFSIVAVFFLGWTPYNVIIFLIKMSDYLDVLSECDVSTNLDYAFYVCRLIAFSHCCLNPVFYAFLGVKFRNHLKVILSKVVHRQRTEVLQSRTVNVYSMGSMY; translated from the coding sequence ATGGAGAACAGTGAAACAACTCTGCCGTATGACACTGACTATGAAGATCAGGTCTGTGACAAGGAACAGGTTGCCATGTTTGGCTCCATGGTCACCCCTGCCTTTTACTCTGTGGTCATCATCTTGAGTCTGGTTGGCAATCTTTTGGTTCTCGTAATCCTGGGTCTGTACGAAAACCTCAAGTCTCTCACTAACATCTTCATCCTCAACATGGCCCTGTCGGATTTGTTGTTCACCGCGAGCCTGCCCATTTGGGCGGTTTACGACATGTGGGGATGGATTTTTGAGGAGGTCACCTGTAAAGCCATCACTCTGATTTTCTATGCTGGGTTCTACAGCAGTATGTTGTTCCTGACAATTATGACTATTCACCGTTACCTTGCCGTGGTTCATCCTCTGTTTGACCTTGGTACACAAAAGGGCTGCTATGGGTTCATGTCCTCCCTCACCATTTGGATTGTTAGCTTTGCTGCAGCAACACCAGCGCTGATCTTTACAGATGTCCAGTTGAACCCCCACACAAACGTGTGGCACTGTGAATACGAGGATGTCTGGTGGAAGGAAATCGGTACCTACCAACAGAACTTATTTTTTTTGTCTGCCTTTGCAGTGATGGGTTTTTGTTACGTGAGGATATTGGGGAAAATTCTCAAATCAAGGACACACATGAGGAATAGAACTGTGAAGCTCATTTTCAGTATCGTGGCCGTATTTTTCTTGGGTTGGACTCCATATAATGTGATTATATTTTTAATTAAGATGTCAGACTATCTAGATGTACTTTCTGAATGTGATGTCAGCACAAATCTTGATTATGCGTTCTATGTGTGTCGACTCATTGCATTTTCCCATTGTTGTCTCAACCCTGTATTCTATGCATTCCTTGGAGTGAAGTTCAGAAATCATTTGAAAGTAATTTTGTCGAAAGTTGTCCATCGGCAAAGGACAGAGGTTTTACAGAGCAGAACGGTTAACGTCTACTCAATGGGATCAATGTACTGA
- the LOC124487523 gene encoding A-agglutinin anchorage subunit-like isoform X2 yields the protein MCSVRKILHILIGVNVIRISDTFSAGNYPDFHVACGSLLPDHPPFGVSPGETPFSVSPLHINAKKGEEVPVMLKSETPAMFMGFMLEARKSSDVNEPSVGKFKANSFTTLLNCNGLDGSAVSQKNPSEKTKVNVTWIAPETGTFYFRAAFVQDYTTFWKPNDIVLATTPSPSTTSTAPSTTSTAPSTTSTAPSTTSTDTSTTSTAPSTTSTAPSTTSTAPSTTSTAPSMTSTDTSTTSTAPSTTSTDTSTTSTAPSTTSTAPSTTSTAPSTTSTAPSTTSTDTSTTSTDTSTKSGVAIPLSIFGLGCLGVSVVIVTAVRGN from the exons ATGTGTTCTGTCCGCAAGATCCTTCATATTTTAATCGGAGTTAACGTCATCAGAATCTCTGATACATTCTCTGCGGGGAATTACCCTGACTTTCACGTGGCTTGTGGTTCTTTGTTGCCTGATCATCCCCCATTTGGGGTGAGTCCCGGTGAAACTCCATTTAGTGTCAGTCCATTGCATATTAATGCTAAAAAAGGTGAAGAGGTTCCAG TGATGCTTAAATCTGAAACCCCTGCCATGTTTATGGGATTCATGTTGGAAGCCCGAAAATCATCAGATGTGAATGAGCCCTCAGTTGGCAAGTTCAAGGCTAACAGTTTTACAACATTGCTAAATTGTAATGGGCTTGAT GGTTCAGCTGTTTCTCAGAAAAACCCAAGTGAAAAGACAAAAGTCAATGTAACATGGATCGCACCTGAAACTGGAACTTTCTATTTTCG GGCTGCATTTGTACAAGATTATACAACATTCTGGAAACCAAATGATATTGTACTAGCTACAACTCCATCTCCCAGTACTACATCAACAGCTCCCAGTACTACATCAACAGCTCCCAGTACGACATCAACAGCTCCCAGTACGACATCAACAGATACCAGTACTACATCAACAGCTCCCAGTACGACATCAACAGCTCCCAGTACGACATCAACAGCTCCCAGTACGACATCAACAGCTCCCAGTATGACATCAACAGATACCAGTACTACATCAACAGCTCCCAGTACGACATCAACAGATACCAGTACTACATCAACAGCTCCCAGTACGACATCAACAGCTCCCAGTACGACATCAACAGCTCCCAGTACGACATCAACAGCTCCCAGTACTACATCAACAGATACCAGTACTACATCAACAGATACCAGTACT AAATCAGGAGTCGCAATCCCCTTGAGCATCTTCGGCTTAGGATGCCTTGGAGTTTCAGTTGTTATAGTTACAGCTGTAAGAGGTAATTAG